The Lewinellaceae bacterium genome includes a region encoding these proteins:
- a CDS encoding aminotransferase class III-fold pyridoxal phosphate-dependent enzyme: MNAEEILKRGREITKSPIRKPNIGKLNDAYAALKSSTPKSFLLSEKAKEVLPNGSQHTLPLSDPYPFFMKKGMGSILVDVDGNSFIDYILSGGAIILGHNDEGLVSTIHELLTQKTHFHGHFDALEIAAAEKIISFFPSIEKVRFTSSGSEANAAAVKIARSVTGKKKLIKFMGNYHGWGNEFLVDVEVPGSGKFISQGIPDEFMDQTVLVPQNNPEALEAAFKTLENKGGVAAVICEPMGAESGLIPFEEGFHEQAIEIAHRYGALYIFDEVVTGFRMGIGGAQKWLGITPDLTTLGKGMMNGFPSCGAVGGKKEIMDAASTGLPMKQPYTFIGGTLAGNTLSMAACHYVVSSLLDYNLLEKAASTADDVTRKLNDLFDSGDTGFFAYNFGNILRVEMTAPHAVEITSQEAMHEVVMRRKILSAYSVMISSAGVLSRMGRDFVSCAHSTADNDRYVAAYKKLIDALDG; encoded by the coding sequence TTGAACGCTGAAGAAATATTAAAAAGGGGCCGTGAAATCACTAAAAGCCCTATTCGTAAGCCAAATATTGGCAAGTTAAACGACGCCTATGCCGCTTTAAAAAGCAGCACCCCCAAGTCCTTCCTTTTATCCGAAAAGGCCAAAGAAGTATTGCCGAACGGATCCCAGCATACCCTTCCTCTCTCGGATCCCTATCCTTTCTTTATGAAAAAAGGGATGGGAAGTATACTGGTGGATGTGGATGGCAATTCATTTATCGACTATATTTTGAGCGGCGGTGCCATTATCCTCGGCCACAACGACGAAGGCCTGGTCAGTACCATTCATGAATTATTAACTCAAAAAACACATTTCCACGGTCATTTTGATGCTTTGGAAATCGCGGCAGCCGAAAAAATAATTTCTTTTTTCCCGTCCATTGAAAAAGTGCGCTTCACCTCCAGCGGCAGTGAAGCCAACGCAGCAGCCGTGAAAATAGCCCGGTCGGTAACCGGCAAAAAAAAGCTGATCAAGTTCATGGGGAATTATCATGGCTGGGGCAATGAATTCCTGGTAGATGTGGAAGTGCCCGGCTCCGGAAAGTTCATTTCCCAGGGTATTCCCGATGAATTCATGGACCAGACAGTGCTGGTGCCACAAAATAATCCGGAGGCATTGGAAGCGGCTTTTAAAACTCTTGAAAACAAAGGCGGTGTCGCCGCTGTCATTTGCGAACCCATGGGTGCGGAGTCCGGTCTTATTCCATTTGAAGAAGGTTTTCATGAACAAGCGATCGAAATAGCCCACAGGTACGGTGCACTTTACATTTTTGATGAGGTAGTTACCGGTTTTCGGATGGGCATCGGGGGCGCCCAAAAATGGCTGGGCATCACGCCTGACCTCACCACCCTGGGGAAAGGAATGATGAATGGTTTTCCTTCCTGCGGAGCTGTGGGCGGGAAAAAGGAAATTATGGATGCCGCCAGTACCGGGCTGCCCATGAAACAACCCTATACCTTTATTGGAGGAACCCTTGCCGGGAATACGCTTTCCATGGCAGCCTGCCATTATGTGGTTTCCTCCCTCCTGGATTATAATCTGCTTGAAAAGGCCGCATCGACAGCGGATGATGTTACCAGGAAACTGAACGACCTTTTTGATTCCGGTGACACCGGTTTCTTTGCCTATAATTTTGGAAACATTCTTCGTGTGGAAATGACGGCGCCTCATGCTGTTGAGATCACCTCTCAGGAAGCCATGCATGAGGTCGTCATGCGCAGGAAGATCCTTTCAGCTTATTCCGTCATGATTTCAAGTGCGGGTGTGCTTTCCCGGATGGGGAGGGATTTTGTGAGTTGCGCCCATTCTACGGCGGATAACGACCGGTACGTGGCAGCTTACAAAAAGCTCATTGACGCATTGGATGGATAA
- a CDS encoding sterol desaturase family protein, translating into MGFEPMAILSVQTYCFLFNFLQHTTVIPKLGILEEVLNTPSHHRVHHGSNPMYVNKNYGNTLILFDRLFGTFEREAEPPVYGLTENPTNRNFIYLIFHEWIALFRRTYVKLKLKSPFKKS; encoded by the coding sequence ATGGGGTTTGAACCGATGGCTATCCTTTCCGTTCAAACGTATTGTTTTCTTTTCAATTTCCTCCAGCATACCACGGTCATTCCCAAACTGGGTATTTTGGAGGAAGTCCTGAATACTCCGTCCCATCACCGGGTGCACCATGGTTCCAATCCAATGTATGTCAATAAAAATTACGGGAACACCCTGATTCTGTTCGACAGGTTATTCGGAACTTTCGAAAGAGAGGCGGAACCGCCCGTTTATGGGTTAACGGAAAATCCGACCAACCGAAATTTTATTTATTTGATCTTCCATGAATGGATCGCTTTGTTCAGGAGGACCTATGTAAAGTTGAAATTAAAAAGTCCATTCAAAAAGTCTTAA